The Sporocytophaga myxococcoides genome includes a window with the following:
- a CDS encoding sensor histidine kinase, with the protein MVSKKLFFLLFTFLILFFFPVYSQKLVLKNITSSNGLPSNVCYDIIQDKEGYIWIASENGVSRFDGKDFKNYTTQNGLADNEIFKIVEDKKGRIWFLSYNGQLSYYYKGFIHHSGNTPFLKKLSFTYFVKEAYPDSKGNIWFSSKEEGIKVLLPDNRIKIYSDKKDTFDAVNVFVQKNDTIIAVAQNHTLIFTSSALLKKEIATYFYSRSYRKPDLFKFNEQKNLIEGNNFTIKVPSEKVLCYLKDSKEHSWIGTGNGLYHINNGESQQYLAGTIITSLIEDAEGNVWISTLGKGIYMAPSLPFFELRDEQDRLLPPIISLYTDGEIIYAGTDHGSFYIINRKSNSIKEIQIEKGKIYNRVKKFVKDDKGIIWIGCDLGLYKYSGTITKTISDIAVKDLSFNNGKLLVASNVGLFRIDHEIKKLYDYRTTEAAYIGNTLYIGTLGGLKIYSDHSDTLKFSGNILQGKRVTAITNIARFPAIATYGHGLFILHKDSIIQITESKGLNGDIISELHTDEKKNIWLLTNRGLNYLDIRNFNIISYSGSEGLLPIQLSSFCLKQDTVYVSSQRGISYFIPSQASVSEDRPKAFITSLEVNNEPYIFGKKIVLDWDQNNITFGFSGISISSLGDMTYQYMLEGIDKSWLNAVNNEVFYSGLKPGKYTFKVRTISKHGKISKQTAEQTFTIKAHFTDSAWFLSLIIFLAIVVLFLLIYIWFINYKRIQKRKLRALQLEQSALRNQMNPHFLFNTLNSIQQFVIKEDKRKANKYLVLFANLIRKYLDHSRELYITLGEEIESLDMYLQLENLRMKNQVEIDFLKPDQSFNGSYIPAMFVQPLVENAFKHALFPLINEGHKATLSIKIIPKDDNYIVFSVKDNGTGFSPEYKNKEGSTALKNIMERIEILNKVHSVNAKIEFNSFTESSGSEVIITLPILNKSVHVN; encoded by the coding sequence ATGGTTAGTAAAAAATTATTTTTCCTATTATTTACCTTTTTAATATTGTTTTTCTTTCCGGTATATTCTCAAAAACTGGTTTTAAAAAATATTACTTCAAGCAATGGATTGCCCAGTAATGTCTGCTACGACATTATACAAGACAAGGAGGGCTATATCTGGATTGCTTCAGAAAATGGGGTCAGCCGTTTTGATGGTAAAGACTTCAAAAACTACACTACCCAAAACGGTCTTGCAGACAATGAAATATTTAAAATAGTTGAAGATAAAAAAGGCAGAATCTGGTTCTTAAGTTATAATGGACAACTATCCTATTACTATAAAGGCTTCATCCATCATTCAGGAAACACTCCTTTTCTGAAAAAACTCAGTTTTACATATTTTGTCAAAGAAGCTTACCCTGACAGTAAAGGGAACATATGGTTTTCCTCAAAAGAAGAAGGGATAAAGGTTTTATTACCAGACAATAGAATAAAGATCTATTCTGATAAAAAGGATACGTTCGATGCAGTAAATGTTTTTGTACAAAAGAATGATACCATAATTGCAGTCGCTCAGAATCACACTCTTATATTTACAAGCTCTGCACTCCTTAAAAAAGAGATTGCTACTTATTTTTATTCCAGGTCGTATAGAAAGCCCGACTTATTTAAGTTTAATGAACAAAAAAATTTAATTGAAGGAAATAACTTTACCATCAAAGTGCCTTCAGAAAAAGTTTTATGTTATTTAAAAGACTCTAAGGAGCATTCCTGGATTGGCACTGGCAATGGCTTATATCATATCAACAATGGAGAATCTCAGCAATACCTAGCAGGAACAATCATTACATCTTTGATTGAAGACGCTGAAGGAAATGTATGGATCAGCACATTGGGAAAAGGGATTTACATGGCTCCTTCGTTACCTTTTTTTGAACTTCGTGATGAACAAGACCGATTATTACCCCCTATCATATCCTTATATACTGATGGAGAAATCATTTATGCCGGTACCGATCATGGTTCCTTTTATATCATAAACAGGAAAAGTAATTCAATAAAAGAAATTCAAATAGAAAAAGGAAAAATTTATAACCGAGTCAAAAAATTTGTAAAAGATGACAAAGGGATTATCTGGATCGGATGTGACCTTGGATTATACAAATATTCAGGTACTATTACAAAAACAATATCAGATATAGCCGTCAAGGATCTGAGCTTTAACAACGGTAAATTATTAGTTGCTTCTAATGTCGGGCTTTTCAGAATAGACCATGAAATAAAAAAGCTGTATGATTACAGAACAACAGAGGCAGCATACATTGGAAATACCCTATATATAGGCACTTTAGGAGGCCTAAAAATTTATTCTGACCATTCGGATACACTTAAGTTTTCCGGAAATATACTTCAGGGGAAAAGAGTAACTGCAATCACCAACATTGCTCGTTTTCCCGCTATTGCCACATACGGTCATGGTTTATTTATCCTTCATAAGGATAGTATTATTCAGATTACCGAATCAAAAGGCCTCAATGGTGATATTATCTCAGAATTACATACTGATGAGAAAAAGAATATATGGTTACTGACCAACCGCGGCTTGAACTATCTGGATATCCGGAATTTTAACATCATTTCATATTCTGGTTCTGAAGGTTTGTTGCCAATACAACTAAGCTCCTTCTGCCTTAAACAGGACACTGTATATGTGTCCTCCCAAAGAGGTATATCTTATTTCATACCATCACAGGCATCAGTATCAGAAGATCGACCCAAGGCTTTTATCACATCCCTTGAGGTTAATAATGAACCTTATATTTTTGGCAAAAAAATCGTTCTTGACTGGGATCAGAATAACATAACTTTTGGTTTTTCAGGAATTTCTATTTCCAGTCTTGGGGATATGACTTATCAATACATGCTTGAAGGTATTGACAAATCCTGGCTGAATGCGGTTAATAATGAAGTTTTTTATAGTGGGCTAAAACCAGGAAAATATACATTTAAAGTCAGGACCATTTCCAAACATGGTAAAATTAGTAAACAAACTGCTGAGCAAACGTTCACAATAAAAGCTCATTTTACTGATTCAGCCTGGTTTCTTTCACTTATTATTTTTCTTGCTATTGTTGTTTTGTTCTTGCTCATTTATATATGGTTTATCAACTATAAACGGATACAAAAAAGAAAGCTCAGAGCTCTTCAATTAGAGCAATCTGCTCTCAGAAACCAGATGAATCCCCATTTCCTGTTCAATACACTGAATTCCATTCAGCAGTTTGTGATTAAAGAAGATAAGCGCAAAGCCAACAAATATCTGGTTCTATTTGCCAACCTTATAAGGAAATATCTTGATCATTCAAGAGAATTATATATTACACTAGGCGAGGAGATCGAGAGTCTTGATATGTACCTTCAACTGGAAAATCTCAGAATGAAAAATCAGGTCGAAATAGATTTTCTCAAACCGGATCAGAGTTTTAATGGAAGTTATATACCTGCAATGTTTGTGCAACCACTCGTTGAAAATGCATTTAAACATGCTCTGTTCCCCCTGATCAATGAGGGGCATAAAGCAACACTCTCTATAAAAATTATCCCCAAAGATGATAATTATATCGTCTTTAGCGTAAAAGATAACGGAACAGGATTTTCTCCGGAATATAAAAATAAAGAAGGATCTACAGCCCTGAAGAATATTATGGAGCGTATTGAAATACTTAATAAGGTTCATTCAGTAAATGCAAAAATAGAATTTAACTCTTTTACTGAAAGCTCAGGTTCAGAAGTAATCATAACTTTACCAATATTAAACAAATCAGTGCATGTCAATTAA
- a CDS encoding DUF2200 domain-containing protein yields MNNTRIFKMSFASVYPHYVTKAEKKGRTKAEVDEIIYWLTGYDQQALQMIIDKKIDFETFFAEAPQINPNVSKITGVICGYRVEEIEDALMQKIRYLDKLIDELAKGKAMEKILRK; encoded by the coding sequence ATGAATAATACTAGAATTTTTAAAATGTCTTTTGCAAGTGTGTATCCGCATTATGTAACTAAAGCAGAGAAAAAAGGACGCACAAAAGCTGAGGTAGATGAAATTATTTACTGGCTTACTGGTTATGATCAGCAAGCATTGCAAATGATAATCGATAAGAAAATCGATTTCGAAACCTTTTTTGCCGAGGCTCCACAAATCAACCCCAATGTTTCAAAAATTACCGGGGTAATATGTGGATATAGAGTAGAAGAAATTGAAGATGCATTGATGCAGAAGATTCGTTATTTAGATAAGCTGATTGATGAATTGGCAAAAGGCAAGGCGATGGAAAAGATTTTGAGGAAGTAG
- a CDS encoding bestrophin family protein, producing the protein MVLKPSLSLFRIVKFTWKVDLLIIVTCIATYYVHEHVIPLAILLPPMLPTLLGTALAFFVGFSNNQAYDRWWEARIIWGALVNDSRSWARNILQYTNPGNLSVEELELIKSKMILRQIGFVYALKESLRKKTDGYYKQFFTNQELEQLSKEDNIPNGILSLNARDLEYLTKQNCISEFRFMQFNGFLTLFTDHMGKSERINNTVFPTSYIYFTKLFIWVLVIFITIILADSVGVWSIILGWIMGFVFHVSHQNGMALMEPFQEVPSGMPLNQISRVIEINLLQMLGEKKVPEPVTAVNGEYIL; encoded by the coding sequence ATGGTATTAAAACCCAGTTTAAGTTTGTTCCGCATTGTAAAATTTACCTGGAAGGTGGATCTATTGATCATTGTAACGTGCATTGCTACCTACTATGTTCATGAGCATGTAATACCCCTGGCTATACTTTTGCCCCCAATGTTACCGACATTATTAGGAACTGCTCTCGCATTCTTCGTGGGTTTTAGTAATAATCAGGCTTATGACAGATGGTGGGAAGCTCGCATTATCTGGGGAGCTCTGGTAAACGACTCCCGCAGTTGGGCACGTAATATATTGCAATATACCAATCCAGGAAATTTAAGTGTGGAAGAACTGGAGCTTATCAAAAGTAAGATGATTCTTCGTCAGATTGGCTTTGTCTATGCACTGAAAGAATCACTTCGGAAAAAAACGGATGGTTATTATAAGCAGTTTTTTACGAATCAGGAGCTTGAACAATTAAGTAAAGAAGACAATATTCCCAATGGAATCCTTTCTCTTAATGCCAGGGATTTGGAGTATTTGACAAAGCAAAATTGCATAAGTGAATTTCGCTTTATGCAGTTCAATGGATTTCTTACATTGTTTACTGATCATATGGGAAAATCAGAACGGATCAATAATACCGTGTTCCCTACTTCTTATATTTATTTCACTAAACTTTTTATTTGGGTGCTGGTGATTTTTATAACCATTATCCTTGCAGATAGTGTGGGTGTCTGGTCAATTATTCTTGGCTGGATTATGGGTTTTGTATTTCATGTATCTCATCAAAATGGAATGGCATTGATGGAGCCGTTTCAGGAAGTTCCCTCCGGTATGCCATTAAATCAGATATCAAGAGTTATTGAAATTAATCTTCTTCAGATGTTGGGGGAGAAAAAAGTGCCTGAGCCAGTAACGGCTGTAAATGGGGAATATATTCTTTGA
- a CDS encoding T9SS type A sorting domain-containing protein, translated as MVRNLKKGLAAALMVSASFMAHGQATRLQFPNPNLIKEWGFSVTEYNGYSLVGSEFGNGLNVFKNNQLLFQTSGSGTGLFGYSNSMNGSWIAAGAPQTGNANQGAVYLSKHLNGNPQNNFNTVITALNPGAHDQFGRAVDIHDNWMVIGAPNVNNSHHGGYIEIWNFVNNAWVRNTVIANGSGNTDADFGISVAIRGNKIVVGAPGDHSIYIYKYQNNVWSLEQGYAPNPSTWGIPLYDPYSGYTYLTNFGYDVDITDNHVIAGDPSARKAAVLVFQNNLWSLKSTLVPSVTSGTGTGDRFGHSVAIQYNRAVVGAPRGASAGPNPEQGKVYLYTDEGGYKYKGIMNVGNPSNLVARALGYSVAIDSDNVLAGASNSDNLLTIGNEGAAFRMPFYQYVPYRSAHDFEFTSETTGKTVIYPNPASGEEVKLSNNVSVVSAEAVSVLGEITPLVVTEGGINVSSLKKGIYNIKIKTDTEILTEKLVVE; from the coding sequence ATGGTAAGAAATTTAAAGAAAGGACTAGCGGCGGCTTTAATGGTGTCCGCTTCATTTATGGCTCATGGTCAGGCAACAAGGCTTCAGTTTCCAAATCCTAACCTAATCAAAGAATGGGGATTTTCAGTAACGGAATACAATGGGTACTCTCTTGTTGGTTCTGAATTTGGAAATGGTTTAAACGTATTTAAAAACAATCAACTGTTGTTCCAGACTTCTGGGTCGGGTACAGGTCTGTTTGGCTACTCAAACAGCATGAACGGTTCCTGGATTGCAGCAGGTGCACCACAAACAGGTAATGCCAATCAAGGCGCAGTTTATCTTTCAAAGCATTTAAACGGAAATCCTCAGAATAATTTTAATACAGTTATTACTGCATTGAATCCCGGAGCACATGACCAGTTTGGACGTGCAGTGGATATTCATGATAACTGGATGGTGATCGGAGCTCCTAATGTAAATAATTCTCATCATGGAGGGTATATAGAAATCTGGAATTTTGTTAACAATGCTTGGGTAAGAAACACAGTAATTGCTAATGGTTCTGGTAATACTGATGCAGACTTTGGTATTTCGGTAGCCATCAGAGGTAACAAAATAGTAGTAGGTGCTCCTGGTGACCACTCAATTTATATTTACAAATATCAGAATAATGTATGGAGTCTTGAACAAGGATATGCTCCAAATCCTTCAACATGGGGAATACCATTGTATGACCCATATTCAGGTTATACCTATTTAACAAATTTTGGGTATGATGTTGACATAACAGATAACCATGTAATTGCAGGAGATCCATCTGCCAGAAAAGCAGCTGTGCTTGTTTTCCAGAACAATCTTTGGAGTTTGAAAAGTACATTAGTGCCATCTGTAACATCGGGAACTGGTACAGGAGATAGATTCGGACATTCAGTAGCAATCCAATACAACAGAGCAGTGGTTGGTGCACCAAGAGGAGCCAGCGCTGGTCCTAATCCTGAGCAGGGTAAGGTATACCTGTATACAGATGAAGGAGGTTATAAATACAAAGGGATTATGAATGTTGGCAATCCTTCTAATCTTGTAGCCAGAGCTTTGGGATATTCAGTTGCAATAGACAGTGATAATGTGCTTGCTGGAGCGTCCAATTCTGATAACCTTCTGACAATTGGTAATGAAGGAGCTGCTTTCAGAATGCCGTTCTATCAGTACGTTCCTTACAGATCCGCTCATGATTTTGAATTTACTTCAGAAACAACAGGCAAAACTGTAATTTATCCTAACCCAGCTTCAGGTGAGGAGGTTAAATTGAGTAACAACGTATCAGTTGTTTCAGCAGAAGCGGTTTCTGTATTAGGAGAAATAACTCCTCTTGTTGTAACTGAAGGAGGAATCAATGTAAGTTCTCTGAAAAAAGGTATTTACAATATCAAGATCAAGACTGATACTGAAATTTTAACAGAGAAGCTGGTGGTTGAATAA
- a CDS encoding NAD(P)-dependent alcohol dehydrogenase yields the protein MKAIICTRYGNPEVLQLQEVEKPVPRKNEVCIKIKATSITGSDIIIRGCKVPGIMGLMMKLAIGFSRPRNPILGLILAGEIESIGDDVKRFKKGEQIFGVTIKSPMKPNMGTYAEFKCLPEDSFIVNKPSNKTFEESAAIPFGGGIVLHFLKKARIMPGQKILVYGASGSIGTSLVQLAKYYGAHVTGICSTSNLELVKSLGADVVVDYTKEDFTNLGELYDIIFDAVPAGMINRKKIKSKCLKNLATNGKYISIDDGRPEFTIEGLLLLKRLSETGKFKSVIDRCYSLEQIAEAHRYVELGHKKGNVIIQVN from the coding sequence ATGAAAGCAATAATATGCACCCGATATGGAAATCCAGAAGTTCTTCAACTTCAGGAAGTAGAAAAACCGGTACCGAGAAAAAATGAAGTTTGTATAAAAATCAAAGCTACTTCTATAACAGGTAGTGATATTATAATAAGAGGCTGCAAAGTCCCCGGGATTATGGGGCTGATGATGAAACTTGCAATTGGCTTTTCCAGACCCAGGAACCCGATATTAGGTTTAATTTTGGCTGGAGAAATAGAATCAATTGGTGATGATGTTAAAAGATTTAAAAAGGGAGAACAAATTTTTGGAGTAACCATAAAATCTCCAATGAAGCCAAACATGGGGACATATGCCGAATTTAAATGCCTTCCGGAAGACAGTTTTATTGTTAATAAGCCATCGAATAAAACTTTTGAAGAAAGTGCTGCAATCCCATTTGGAGGTGGAATTGTTTTACATTTTCTAAAAAAAGCCAGAATTATGCCAGGTCAGAAAATTCTTGTTTATGGTGCTTCCGGATCTATCGGGACATCGCTCGTGCAACTTGCAAAGTACTATGGAGCCCATGTTACGGGCATTTGCAGTACCTCAAATCTAGAATTAGTGAAGTCCTTGGGGGCTGATGTTGTTGTAGATTATACTAAAGAAGATTTCACAAACCTGGGAGAATTATATGACATAATATTCGATGCAGTTCCAGCGGGAATGATTAACAGAAAAAAAATAAAATCAAAATGCCTGAAAAATCTTGCAACTAATGGTAAATACATTTCAATTGATGACGGAAGACCGGAATTTACAATAGAAGGTTTACTGCTACTTAAAAGATTATCTGAAACAGGAAAATTTAAATCCGTAATTGATCGCTGTTATTCATTAGAACAAATTGCAGAAGCGCATAGATATGTTGAACTAGGCCATAAAAAGGGAAATGTAATCATTCAGGTAAATTAA
- a CDS encoding LytR/AlgR family response regulator transcription factor produces the protein MSIKALIIDDEPSAIEVLKDIINTFIPEVNLAGTASNVSQAVAQIKKHNPDLIFLDIKLGNNTGFEILEQTSEMDYEVIFTTAYGEFRDKAFDHLALNYLTKPIDVDKLEKTIEKYKKRNQSLYSRDKLQELLASTRSNTNSKIPLSVKDGHILVSADEIIRCDADSNYSKVFLTDSRIITVAKTLKYFEENLPTSKFFRVHKSHLINIDFIEEIKNDGTLTLKNGGSVIISQRAKSLFFQFLNGSL, from the coding sequence ATGTCAATTAAGGCTTTGATCATAGATGATGAACCTTCCGCCATTGAGGTATTAAAAGATATCATCAATACTTTTATTCCTGAAGTTAACCTTGCAGGAACAGCGTCCAACGTATCTCAGGCGGTTGCTCAAATCAAGAAGCATAATCCAGACCTCATATTTCTGGATATAAAATTGGGGAACAATACAGGCTTTGAAATACTGGAACAAACTTCTGAAATGGATTACGAAGTCATATTTACAACCGCTTATGGTGAATTCCGTGACAAAGCCTTTGATCACCTCGCACTAAATTATCTGACAAAACCTATTGATGTAGATAAGCTGGAAAAGACTATAGAAAAATACAAAAAGCGGAATCAAAGCCTTTATTCACGTGATAAACTACAAGAACTTTTAGCATCTACCCGCTCCAACACCAATAGTAAAATTCCTTTATCAGTTAAAGACGGGCATATTTTAGTTTCTGCAGATGAAATAATCCGTTGCGATGCTGATTCTAATTATTCAAAGGTTTTCCTGACTGATTCAAGAATCATTACAGTGGCTAAAACACTAAAATATTTTGAGGAAAATCTACCAACATCCAAATTTTTCAGGGTGCATAAAAGTCACCTGATCAATATTGATTTCATAGAAGAGATAAAGAATGACGGAACGTTGACGCTCAAAAACGGAGGCAGTGTAATTATCTCACAAAGAGCCAAATCCTTATTCTTTCAGTTTTTAAACGGTTCTTTATAA
- a CDS encoding FAD-binding oxidoreductase — protein MITSNRNRHCLFYILLATFVSLQLFGQDTSKVVNDITQLNPIKVNAIISPTSTAEIMVAVKNHNGPVSIGGGRYSMGGQTAVEQALHIDMRGFDSIICFSKEKKEITVQAGITWRKIQEFIDPYDLSVQIMQTYANFTVGGSLSVNVHGRYIGGGPVVLSVKEIKIILANGDIVAASPTENKEVFYGAIGGYGGLGVIVEATLFLTDNDKVERTDKVLLIRKYKQFFVDNIRSDSLVVFHNADIYPNRYRKVREISYRKTSRDVTIGYRLKPNDKKYRFNKFAFKIVSEFPAGKWLRQHLLEPILYIGKPVEWRNYEASYDVLELEPKSREKSTYVLQEYFVPIEKFDDFYPLMSEILRKNKVNVINISIRHAKQDPGTTLAWARTEVFAFVLYYKQGTKQANKDDVRKWTQQLIDASISCDGTYYLPYQIHASNEQFFKAYPNADSLFRLKKQIDPTYKFRNKLWETYYK, from the coding sequence ATGATTACATCTAACAGGAACAGACATTGTCTTTTTTATATTCTTTTGGCGACCTTTGTTTCGTTGCAACTTTTTGGGCAAGACACTTCAAAAGTAGTAAATGATATTACCCAATTAAACCCAATCAAAGTAAATGCAATCATTTCTCCAACAAGTACTGCTGAAATAATGGTTGCAGTAAAAAATCATAATGGACCTGTTTCGATTGGTGGAGGACGCTATAGCATGGGCGGGCAGACGGCAGTCGAACAAGCATTGCATATAGATATGAGAGGCTTTGACAGTATCATTTGCTTTTCCAAAGAGAAAAAAGAAATTACAGTTCAGGCAGGAATAACATGGAGGAAAATTCAAGAGTTTATAGATCCATATGACTTGTCAGTACAAATAATGCAGACCTATGCCAACTTTACAGTTGGAGGTTCATTAAGTGTTAATGTTCATGGAAGATATATTGGAGGTGGCCCTGTTGTTTTATCTGTTAAAGAAATAAAAATAATTTTGGCTAATGGTGATATAGTAGCTGCAAGTCCAACAGAAAACAAAGAAGTATTTTATGGAGCAATTGGTGGTTACGGTGGCCTTGGTGTCATCGTTGAGGCAACATTATTTTTAACTGATAACGATAAAGTTGAACGAACAGATAAGGTACTTTTAATTAGAAAATACAAACAGTTTTTTGTGGACAATATCAGAAGTGATTCATTAGTTGTTTTTCACAATGCTGATATCTATCCTAATCGATATAGAAAAGTAAGAGAAATTTCATATCGCAAAACATCAAGAGATGTTACGATAGGTTATAGGTTAAAACCTAATGATAAAAAATACAGGTTCAATAAATTTGCTTTTAAAATAGTCTCTGAGTTCCCGGCAGGAAAATGGTTAAGACAGCATTTACTGGAACCCATTTTATATATAGGTAAACCAGTAGAGTGGAGAAATTATGAAGCGAGTTACGACGTTCTTGAATTAGAGCCTAAATCAAGAGAAAAATCAACTTACGTTCTTCAGGAGTATTTTGTGCCAATTGAAAAGTTTGACGATTTTTATCCCCTAATGTCAGAGATCTTAAGAAAGAACAAAGTAAACGTTATAAATATTTCTATACGACATGCAAAACAAGATCCAGGAACAACACTCGCTTGGGCAAGGACAGAAGTATTTGCTTTTGTACTTTATTATAAACAAGGAACGAAACAGGCTAATAAAGATGATGTAAGGAAATGGACACAACAATTGATTGATGCATCTATATCATGCGATGGAACCTACTATCTTCCTTATCAGATTCATGCATCGAATGAACAATTTTTTAAAGCATATCCTAATGCCGATAGTCTTTTCAGGCTTAAAAAACAAATTGATCCAACATATAAATTCAGAAATAAGTTATGGGAAACTTACTACAAATAA
- a CDS encoding iron chaperone — MAKTDFKTIDEYQAGFPSEIQERMQTIRKIIHEVVPEVEEAISYQIPCFKYNGYLIYYAAFPNHISLSNPFSPEFLKEFESDLKNYKVSKSVIQLPNKESLPVDMITKMIKFRKQENEQKMKSKSKSKK; from the coding sequence ATGGCAAAAACAGATTTTAAGACAATTGATGAATATCAGGCAGGTTTTCCTTCAGAGATCCAGGAACGGATGCAAACTATTCGTAAAATCATTCATGAAGTCGTTCCTGAAGTTGAAGAAGCGATCAGTTATCAGATTCCGTGTTTTAAGTATAATGGATATTTGATTTATTATGCAGCATTTCCAAATCATATTTCTCTTTCGAATCCTTTTAGTCCGGAATTTTTAAAGGAGTTTGAAAGTGATCTGAAAAATTATAAAGTTTCCAAATCTGTCATTCAACTACCCAATAAAGAAAGTCTTCCTGTTGATATGATTACAAAGATGATCAAATTCCGAAAACAAGAAAACGAACAGAAAATGAAATCAAAATCAAAAAGTAAGAAGTAA
- a CDS encoding metallophosphoesterase family protein, with protein MKFITISDSHGQHRNLELPKGDIIIHAGDISRRGKEDEIKDFLDWYSGLDFEHKIFVAGNHDFFFEKNSDKYIADIVPPEVTYLCDSGITINGIKIWGSPVTPWFHDWAFNRHRGESIIRHWDLIPSDTDILVTHGPAFGLLDKTIRGQTVGCEDLLNRIYEVHPKVHVFGHIHEAYGEMVSSGIKFINASVIDENYLLKNEPIIFEI; from the coding sequence ATGAAATTCATCACTATCTCTGATTCTCATGGTCAACATCGAAATCTGGAACTTCCCAAAGGAGATATCATCATACATGCGGGTGATATAAGCAGGAGAGGTAAGGAAGATGAAATAAAAGATTTCCTTGATTGGTACAGCGGGCTTGATTTTGAACATAAAATATTCGTCGCTGGAAATCATGATTTCTTTTTTGAGAAAAATTCTGATAAATATATCGCAGACATAGTTCCTCCAGAGGTTACATATCTTTGCGATAGCGGCATTACAATTAATGGTATAAAAATCTGGGGATCTCCTGTTACACCCTGGTTTCATGACTGGGCTTTTAACCGTCATCGTGGAGAGTCAATTATCAGGCACTGGGACTTGATCCCATCTGATACAGATATATTAGTTACCCATGGTCCTGCATTTGGATTACTTGACAAAACAATAAGAGGACAAACTGTAGGCTGTGAAGACCTACTCAATAGAATATATGAAGTGCATCCAAAAGTACATGTATTCGGACATATTCATGAAGCTTATGGAGAGATGGTTTCATCAGGGATCAAATTCATTAATGCGTCAGTGATAGATGAAAATTATCTTTTAAAAAATGAGCCAATAATTTTTGAAATATAA